The following is a genomic window from Candidatus Moraniibacteriota bacterium.
ACACCTTGCCCTTCTCAATTCGCTCGGCAAGTTTCCGGTATTTCTTTCCTTGTTTCATAATCATGTCGTGGTACGATCGTTCCACTCAATGAGTGAAACTCCCACACAAACAAATATTATCTATTATCCTTGAATCTTAATGCCCATACTTCGTGCCGTTCCGGCAACTACTTTCATAGCTGCATCGACATCATTCGCATTCAAATCCACCATCTTCGCCGTTGCAATATCGCGCAGCTGATCATTCGTAATAGAACCCGCCGTATCTTTCAGAGGGTTTGCCGCACCTTTCGATGCTTTTGCCGCTTTCTTGAGAAGCTCTGCTGCCGGAGGAGTCTTCAGAACAAAGGTAAATGTCCGATCTTCGAACACCGTAATCTCCGCCGGAATAATATCCCCCATCTTATCTTTGGTTGCTTCGTTGAATTTAACACAGAAGTCTTGGATATTAAGACCGTGCTGACCCAACGCCGGTCCAATTGGCGGTGCCGGATTCGCCTTCCCCCCGGGAATCTGAAGTTTGAGAACTGTCTTAATATTTGCCATAAGGAAAAATTAAATCTCTACCGTCTCGTTCCAATATCCGGAAGAAGCGTCCGAATGCTAAAACTCGAAAATACCTACAAGGGCAGAACTCTATTCAAATCCAATCCAACTCAATCAAGCCAGGATACATCTCGTGTGCCACAACGCTATACCTTTTTGATTTGAAGGAAATCCAGCTCAACCGGCGTCTCGCGACCGAAGAGAGAAACAAGAACTTTTATCTTTCCCTTCGCATCATCCGTCTCCTCTACCTTTCCATCAAAGTTCTTAAATGGACCGTCTACAATCTTTACGGGATCACCCTTTCGTACATCGATCTTAAACTTCGGCTCCTCGACACCCATGCGCTTCTTGAGCGCTTCGATTTCCTTCGGATCAACCGGCGTCGGCGTTGTTCCAAGACCGATGAAGCCGGTCACATTTGGCGTATTGCGCACCACATACCATGAAGCATCCGTCACGATCATGTCCACAAGAATGTAGCCCGGATAAATACGCTCCTCCACCACCGTGCGCTTGCCATTCTTCATGTTTATCTTCTTCTCTTTCGGAACCATGACATCGAAGATAAACTCCTGCATGCCCATGGATTCTATACGTTGATTGAGATTTCGGCAGACATTATCCTCATATCCGGAATAGGTATGAAGCACGTACCACGCCCGTCCATGATGTTGTGTTTGCTTTGCCATAGTAAAAATAAGAAAAATTCGTGCTACGCCCCAAGAATAAACTTCCGAAACAGTGCTCCAAAAAGCGCATCGAGTGTCCCGAGCAGTACCGCAACACACGCCGATACGGTCAGAACAATGAGCGTATATCGAATCACCTGTTTTCGCGACGGCCAATTGATTTTGAGAGCCTCCGCTTTCGCTTCGAGGAAATATTCGGTTATTTTTTGCATAAATACGAGGAGAGAGACTCTTTACAGAAAAACACAAAAAGCTCATGCCCTCAAAAATCCCCTCATTTTTGGGTTTTTTAAAGAGCCCTTCCGGACTCCTGTGGGCTCTTCGTACGCTTCCAGAGTACTCGAAAATCCCCTTTCTGTCAAACGCCCGGTCAGAGAGACCCGGAGCGTTTCGTTTGATAGAGAACGCGCTGTATTCCCATGCCTCGCTCTCATTCCGGATACCAACAAAACCCCGCCGAGAAACCTCCCGCTCCGCACCTTCTCCGCCAGCTGAAGAATCCGGTCGGAATGGCAGAAGAGATAACCAACAAACTGAACACTCTACGAAAATATCTCCGCCTCCTCGAGAAGATTTCTATAGAGCGCAAGAACTCGACGAGCCTCGCTTTGATCGAGAGAGAAAGCACGATCGTGCACAATACGATTCCGAATCTCATGAGCCTCAAGAAGCCCGCCAATCCCCGAAAAGTGCCCAGGATCAATTGATGCGAAACGCTCACCGGCATCACTTCCTGAATATCCCATTTCAGCAAGCACCTTATCCACAAAAGCATCCGCCTCAAATACCGCCACTTTATATGCGGAGGGATTCCCGGATGAGAGACGCGATTCGATTTCCTTCCACTCCTTCAAAAGCCGGCCAGCCGACACCAGCGGTCGCTCTTTGGTTCCGAAGAATCCCTTCTTGAGATCGCCGCCGACTGACCGAAGCGAGAAGAGCAAGATAATATCCGCAAACAAAACGAGGCAATAAAGTCCCAGAAATCCTACCAGAAAGGAGAGTGTCGTCGAGGCCATAACTGCCTCGAACACACTCTGCGCTATCGATACAATATCCCCGGACACATCCATAAGCGCTACAACAACTTACTGAAAACTTTGCTCAAAGGCATGTGCGGCGTTGAGCATTCCCTCTTCATCAAACCACTTTCCCATAAGTTGACCGCCAAGCGGAAGTTTCCGACCGCCCTCTTCCAGAAAACCGATAGGAAAGGAAATAGCTGGCACACCCGTCAAGTTCGCTGTCACCGTATAAATATCCGAGAGATACATTGAAAGCGGGTCATTCGCTTTCGAGTCAAACGGAAATGCCGGCTCCGGCGCTGTCGGCGAAAAGATAAAATCAACATTTAAGAACGCTTGTTCAAATTCGCGCCGCAGGAGCGTCCTCACCTTCTGCGCTTTCGAATAATACGCGTCGTAGTACCCCGCCGAAAGCGCATAGGTGCCAAGCATAATACGACGCTTCACTTCCGTTCCGAATCCATACTGGCGCGTATCAAGATAGGTTTCAAACAATCCGGACTTGTCCAGAATGGATATTTCTTCGTTATCGATTGAAAGCCCATAGCGTATACCGTCAAGCCGCGCCAGGTTGGAACTCACCTCGGCCGGCATGATGATGTAGTAGGTCGGCAGCGCCAGATGACTCGACGGAAGCGATATCGGCACGATATCCGCTCCAAGGCTTCGGAACCGTTCAATCGCCCGCTCAGCGACAGCGCGAACCGATACATCAAGCGCGTTGGAAAAATACTCCTTCGGAATACCGATACGCTTCCCGGTAATATCGCCTGAGAGAAAATGCTCGTAGAATTTCCCCCCGCTCTCAGCGCTTGTCGCATCTAGAGCGTCCTCCCCGGCGATACGCGAGAGCACGATCGCCGCATCTTCGACGGTCTGCGTCAGCGGTCCAATCTGATCAAGACTCGATGCCATAGCGATAAGCCCGTGCCGAGAAACCCGCCCATAGGTCGGCTTCAGTCCCACCACACCGCACAATGACGCTGGCTGACGGATAGATCCACCCGTATCAGACCCGAGTGCAAACACAGCCATATTGCCCGCAACTGCCGCCGCGGATCCGCCAGATGATCCGCCGGGCACACGACTCGTATCCCGTGGATTCTTCGTCTTCTGATATGCGCTCGACTCGGTAGACGACCCCATGGCGAACTCGTCCATGTTCGTTTTTCCGAGAATGATCGCTCCGGCGCCACGCAATTCTTTCACCACCGTCGCATCATATGGCGCGATATAGTTGTCGAGAATCTTCGAAGCAGCCGTCGTACGAACACCTTTCATGCACATATTGTCCTTGAGCGCACAGGGGATCCCCGCTAAGAGATCCGTTTCTTCTCCCTGTCGAATCCGCTCATCCACTTCATGCGCTTCTCGAAGCGCCGATTCTTTCATGAGCGTCAGATACGCGCCAATTTCGCTATCCCGTTTCTCAATCGCATCAAAATACCCCTCGGCAAGCCGCACCGCGGTCGTTTCTTGATGAAGAAGTTCTTTGTGAAGCGTACGAATCATAATAAAAATAAAGGTGTCATTACTATCAGCCCAACAAGAAATGAAAGTCCGAAGCGCCTTAAGATAACCGCTGTACTCTCCTTGAAAGCTCGAGTAAAAGAAAGGGTCAAAAGAGACGTTGAGAAAAAAAGATACAGCAAAAAAGCAAAAGATTTTATTGTTTGAATAAAGGAGTCCGAAAAATCAAAAAGAGAAGCAGAAAAAACTATAGGGAGCCACACAAGAAGACGGTAGCGCCCCCATTCGGATCGTAATTCCCCTTCTTGTCCGCTTTCAATGCCACTCAACACTACTTCACTGACATTTTGACGCTGTTCTTTTTGTAACATAAAAACGTACCCATAAAAGAAAGTACCATCAAAACACCGACTTTACCGTGAGACTCCGTCCATCTTTTCGAGGAAACGAAGAAAGAATTCTCAATTGATCATCAGTATTAGAAAATTTCGACACATCCTCACGAAGAGCATTTGCTACGCCTGGCACACCGTCAAATGCAGGAACTCCCTCAACATCCGCCTGCTCCAATTCTCGAAACGAATCCAAAACAGCCGAAAGATCCGTGCGAAATTTCTCAATCTCCTCTTCTTCAAGCCCAATGCGCGCCAGTTGAGCAATATGTTTTACCTCTTCGATCGAAAGCATAGAAATATAGCTATTTCACTAACTCCGCAAACTCTTCTTCATTGAGAATGCGAATGCCGAGAACGCGGGCTTTCTCCAGTTTTGAGCCCGGATCAGAACCGGAGACCACAAAGTCTGTCTTTTTGCTCACGGAAGATGAGATATTCCCACCGCTCTTCCGTATCATATCCTTCGCTTCATCCCGTGTAAAGCGAGCAAGTTCGCCAGTTAAGACGAATGTCTTCCCGATGACTGCCGACTCGGGAGAAGCAATATTCTCTTCAAGAACCACTTCTACGCCAAACTGCTTCATTCTCAAAAGGCAATCGATATTCTTCGGATTCGTAAACCACGCTGACAGGCTTTCACCCGCCTTTTCTCCGATCCCCTTGATATGCGTCCATTCTCCCGCTGAAATCTTCGGAAAAATCCGAATGATATCCGTAAGATTCTTCATATCATCACGCCCGTTCCCAACGCCTAACTTTTCAGTCTTTCCTCCCAATGCTCCGTTCTGAATAGTTGTGGCGATCAAATAGGCTGTTTCCTCGCCGACATGTCGAATGCCGAGCGCGAACAAGAACTTCGGAAATGCAATTGATCGACTCTCCCGTATAGCGGTAACCAGATTCCCCGCCGATTTTTCCGCGAAACGCGATAGCGGTTCGAGATCCCCCTCTTTGAGTTCGAATATGTCCGAGATATTGGCTACCAGACCTTCTTCAAAGAGTTGCTCCGCCACTTTCTCGCCAAATCCGGAAATATCAAAACCCTTCCGACCAACCGCATGAACAATTTTTTCTTTCTCCGTAGCCGAACAGTTCGGACTGGAACAATAATAAGCAGCGCTTTGCACCTCGGACAGACCCTTATCTACCCGACCCAACGCCTCGCGCGCAACCGGAGAGCCACATGCCGGACAAACCTTCGGCATATGAAATATCTTCTCCTCCCCGGTGCGAAAGTTCTCAAGCACGCGAACAATCTCCGGGATTACATCGCCCGCCTTGCGAATAATAACCGTATCGCCAATTCGGATATCCAAACGGCGAACTTCATCTTCATTGTGAAGCGTCGCCCGAGAAACCATCGAACCGGCGACGCGCACCGGACACAAATGGGCAACCGGCGTAAGCGCGCCAGTCCGTCCCACTTGCACCGCAATGCTTTCTATCACCGTTGATACCTCTTCTGCCGGAAACTTATAGGCAATGCCCCATCGCGGCGCCTTCCCGGTCGCCCCGAGCCGATCCTGAAGCGCAAGCGACTCAATCTTCACTACGATACCATCTATCTCATAATCCAACTCGGCACGCTTTTTATTCCATTCCGCATAATAGGCAGCTACTTCCTCGAGACTGCCACATACCCGAAATTCCGAATTCACCTTGAACCCCAACTGCTTCAAAAGCTTCAATTCTTCCGTTTGCTTTTTGAGCGCTCCCATCCCCGAATCACTCTTTCCGCCATCCATCTCTGAAACCTCGCTCTCCGCCCCCAATATTCCACCTTCTATTCTTTCAATATCGTACAGAAACGAACTCAGCTTCCTCGCCGCCGTCACTCTTGAATCAAGCTGTCGGAGAGATCCGGCAGCAGCATTTCTCGTGTTTGCAAAAAGCGGCTGTCCATTGTGTTTTCGCTCAGTATTGAGACGCTCAAGCTCCCTCTTGGAGAGCCAAATCTCCCCCGCAACAATGGCAGTAACCGGAGCAGTCAGCTGTAGTGGGATACTCGAAATTGTCCGGACGTTTTGCGTGACATCTTCGCCAACCATTCCATCACCTCTTGTCACGGCGCGAACCAACACCCCTCGTTCATACGTGAGCACTATCTTGAGCCCATCTATCTTGAGTTCGCAGTCATATTGAATGAGCTCGGGCGTCAATGTCGACTTCCCTAACATTTTCATATTCCGTTCCTCCCATTTCCGCATATCATCCGCATCGAACGCATCATCGAAGGATCGCTGCGCTATCTCATGCCGCACTTTTTCAAAAGAATCGAGTGGAGCTGCGCCGACACGTTTTGACGGACTCATTGGTGAGTCAAATTCCGGAAAGTCCCGCTCCAGCGAGAGCAGCTCCGTCATCAATGAGTCATAAGCGGTATCCGAAATCTCCGGCGCATCGAGCGCATAATAAAGCCGCTGATGCCGAGATAGCTCGGCACGCAACTTCTCAACCCGATCTCTTATCTGCGAGGAATTCATACATCGAAGTATATCGCAGACAGAACACTCAAACAAGAAATGTCCGACAAGCTGCCGGACACCAACAATGTCTTGAAAGAGCCGGGCTCCTGATTTCTACGGATGGTAAACTTCTTCGTAGTTTCTGAGAGACACTGTTGTCTGAACGGTTGAGGAGTTACCCTGACGAGTCACCTTTGCGTTCATCGTCACCCGACCAGCAAATTCCGACCCTCCGGAACCATCATCAGAAGGCACCGCCACAAATTGCCCACTCATATTCGCACCACTTGCAACATCCATCAATACACTCTGTGTAAAGCCTGTCGCCGACGCACACCAAGACTTTTCATCGGATTGTCCA
Proteins encoded in this region:
- the rplK gene encoding 50S ribosomal protein L11, yielding MANIKTVLKLQIPGGKANPAPPIGPALGQHGLNIQDFCVKFNEATKDKMGDIIPAEITVFEDRTFTFVLKTPPAAELLKKAAKASKGAANPLKDTAGSITNDQLRDIATAKMVDLNANDVDAAMKVVAGTARSMGIKIQG
- the nusG gene encoding transcription termination/antitermination protein NusG — protein: MAKQTQHHGRAWYVLHTYSGYEDNVCRNLNQRIESMGMQEFIFDVMVPKEKKINMKNGKRTVVEERIYPGYILVDMIVTDASWYVVRNTPNVTGFIGLGTTPTPVDPKEIEALKKRMGVEEPKFKIDVRKGDPVKIVDGPFKNFDGKVEETDDAKGKIKVLVSLFGRETPVELDFLQIKKV
- the secE gene encoding preprotein translocase subunit SecE, which encodes MQKITEYFLEAKAEALKINWPSRKQVIRYTLIVLTVSACVAVLLGTLDALFGALFRKFILGA
- the gatA gene encoding Asp-tRNA(Asn)/Glu-tRNA(Gln) amidotransferase subunit GatA; this translates as MIRTLHKELLHQETTAVRLAEGYFDAIEKRDSEIGAYLTLMKESALREAHEVDERIRQGEETDLLAGIPCALKDNMCMKGVRTTAASKILDNYIAPYDATVVKELRGAGAIILGKTNMDEFAMGSSTESSAYQKTKNPRDTSRVPGGSSGGSAAAVAGNMAVFALGSDTGGSIRQPASLCGVVGLKPTYGRVSRHGLIAMASSLDQIGPLTQTVEDAAIVLSRIAGEDALDATSAESGGKFYEHFLSGDITGKRIGIPKEYFSNALDVSVRAVAERAIERFRSLGADIVPISLPSSHLALPTYYIIMPAEVSSNLARLDGIRYGLSIDNEEISILDKSGLFETYLDTRQYGFGTEVKRRIMLGTYALSAGYYDAYYSKAQKVRTLLRREFEQAFLNVDFIFSPTAPEPAFPFDSKANDPLSMYLSDIYTVTANLTGVPAISFPIGFLEEGGRKLPLGGQLMGKWFDEEGMLNAAHAFEQSFQ
- the gatC gene encoding Asp-tRNA(Asn)/Glu-tRNA(Gln) amidotransferase subunit GatC, producing the protein MLSIEEVKHIAQLARIGLEEEEIEKFRTDLSAVLDSFRELEQADVEGVPAFDGVPGVANALREDVSKFSNTDDQLRILSSFPRKDGRSLTVKSVF
- the ligA gene encoding NAD-dependent DNA ligase LigA, producing the protein MNSSQIRDRVEKLRAELSRHQRLYYALDAPEISDTAYDSLMTELLSLERDFPEFDSPMSPSKRVGAAPLDSFEKVRHEIAQRSFDDAFDADDMRKWEERNMKMLGKSTLTPELIQYDCELKIDGLKIVLTYERGVLVRAVTRGDGMVGEDVTQNVRTISSIPLQLTAPVTAIVAGEIWLSKRELERLNTERKHNGQPLFANTRNAAAGSLRQLDSRVTAARKLSSFLYDIERIEGGILGAESEVSEMDGGKSDSGMGALKKQTEELKLLKQLGFKVNSEFRVCGSLEEVAAYYAEWNKKRAELDYEIDGIVVKIESLALQDRLGATGKAPRWGIAYKFPAEEVSTVIESIAVQVGRTGALTPVAHLCPVRVAGSMVSRATLHNEDEVRRLDIRIGDTVIIRKAGDVIPEIVRVLENFRTGEEKIFHMPKVCPACGSPVAREALGRVDKGLSEVQSAAYYCSSPNCSATEKEKIVHAVGRKGFDISGFGEKVAEQLFEEGLVANISDIFELKEGDLEPLSRFAEKSAGNLVTAIRESRSIAFPKFLFALGIRHVGEETAYLIATTIQNGALGGKTEKLGVGNGRDDMKNLTDIIRIFPKISAGEWTHIKGIGEKAGESLSAWFTNPKNIDCLLRMKQFGVEVVLEENIASPESAVIGKTFVLTGELARFTRDEAKDMIRKSGGNISSSVSKKTDFVVSGSDPGSKLEKARVLGIRILNEEEFAELVK